TTCGACGAGGGTAACCGGTAACTGAAATTCGATAACTGTAATTCGAAAGCTATAATCTTTAAACAATAAAGAAATAGCTGTAATCCGATACTCGTCATCAGAAAACAGGAATTCGAAAACTGTAATCCAAAACCTGTCATCCAATTTCCGTAAACGGACAACCATAAATACTAATCACAAAAAAATTCAATAGCATATGATACAGTTGAAGCAACTTGAAGCCTGGTTCGTGACCGGTAGCCAGCACCTTTATGGAGAAGAAACCCTGCAACAGGTGGCTGCGCATGCTCAAACCATCGCTGCCTCCCTGGACGCCGATCCAGCCATTCCCGTTAAGATCGTATTCAAGCCTACTGTAAAAACCCCCGAAGAGATCTATGCCATTTGCCAGGAAGCCAATGCCGCAAAAAACTGTATCGGTGTAATTGCCTGGATGCATACATTCTCTCCTGCCAAAATGTGGATCAGGGGGCTGAAAATATTACAACGTCCTTTATTACACCTCCATACCCAGTTCAACAGGGATATTCCATGGGGTGAGATCGATATGGACTTCATGAACCTGAACCAGTCAGCCCATGGTGACAGAGAGTTTGGTTTTATGATGTCACGCATGCGCATCGAGCGCAAAGTGGTATGTGGCCACTGGCAGGATCCTGATGTGATCGGCGAACTGAATACCTGGCTCAGAGCTGCCGCAGGTTGGTTCGACTGGCAGGGGGCAAAATTTGCCCGTATCGGCGATAACATGCGCGAAGTAGCGGTTACGGAAGGTGACAAGGTGGAAGCTGAGTTACAGTTCGGTTATTCCGTAAATGGTTATGGCATCGGCGATGTGGTGGATTTCGTGAACCAGGTTTCCGACGCCAGCATCGACAAACTGGTAGCTGAATATGCAGATGAATATAAATTGAGTGCTTCCCTCGTAAAAGGTGCTGCCCAACACGCTTCTCTGCGTACCGCTGCTAAGATTGAACTGGGACTGCGTGCATTCCTGGAAGATGGAAACTTCAAAGGATTTACGGATACTTTCCAGGACCTCCATGGCATGGAACAACTGCCAGGTATCGCTGTACAGCGCCTGATGGCAGATGGTTACGGTTTTGGCGGTGAAGGGGACTGGAAAACTTCTGCACTGGTAAGAGCAGCGAAAGTAATGGGTAGTGGTCTGCCTGGTGGTAACTCCTTCATGGAAGACTATACTTACCATTTCGATCCGGCTAACAGGCTGGTGCTGGGCGCACATATGCTCGAAATCTGTTCCTCTATTGCAGACGGTAAGCCAAGCTGCGAAATCCATCCGCTGGGTATCGGTGGCAAAGCCGATCCTGTAAGACTGGTATTCAATGTAGACGCGGGACCTGCTATCAATGCATCTTTGATTGATATGGGCAACCGTTTCCGTTTGCTGGTAAATGAAGTGGAAGCAGTGAAACCTGTACAGGACCTGCCTAAACTGCCGGTAGCAAGAGTGTTATGGAAACCACTGCCAGATATGCGTACAGGTTGTGCAGCATGGATCCAGGCAGGTGGCGCACACCATACTGTTTATAGCCAGAACCTGGGTAGTGCACATATGCAGGACTTTGCCGACATGGCGGGTATCGAGTATGTGAAGATTGGTAAGGGCACTGATTTGTATCAGTTCAGGAATGAGCTGAGATGGAATGAAGCTATTTACCTGTTAAAAGGTCAGCGATAAAAGAATTGGCATAACGCCATAGATGACGTGGAATAACAAAGGCTGGAATCTTCCAGCCTTTCATTTTTTTAAATAAGTTGAATGTTTTAGGGATTTGCCTGTATTCGTCTGCATTTAAACATTGGCCTAATGAGCGTGATAATCTTCTTAAAGTAGTTACCTTCTCAGATGTATTATTTTCCTATTGCCATTCTCCTTTAACCCTTTCCCTCTTTACAACGTTTCCCAATTCCTCATTAACTCCTCCACCAACGTCTGCCCATTCTCCTTTAAACCTTCCCTCTTTACAACGTTTCCCAATTCCTTACTAACTCCTCTACCAACGTCTGCCCATTCTCCCATTCCCCTAAATTACTCTCCGCATTAATATGCCCTGCTTCCCCCACATTCACAAACCGGCTTCCCCATGCATTCGCAAAGGTCTTTGCCCGCTGCAGGCTCGCATATTCATCATTGGTACTCGAAACCACAATGCTCCTAAAAGGTAATGGCTGTAACGGCGTAGGCGCAAAGCTTTTCGCTACTGTCGGAAATCCCGTTCGGTCTGCATCTGGTGGAGCTACCAGCAGCGCGCCGCGGATCTTCAATTTTGTATGCTGTGCCCAGTGGGCAAGGGCGAGGCATCCCAGGGAATGTGCTGCGATCACTACATCAGGACCGGCTTTGGATACCGCATCTTCTATGCTGTTGATCCAGTCGTTTAGTTCGGGTTGATCCCAGTTGTTCTGTTCTATTCGCTTTACACCCGGCAGGTTTTCCCATATTGTCTGCCAGTGTTGCGGCCCCGATCCGTACAATCCCGGAGCAGTTAAAACCTGTACTTCTTCCATAATACTATAAGACTCTTTTTAGTAACCCCCGATAGAGTAAGTTTGTTGGCAAGTCATACAATGTACGGAAAAGAAAAGATAAAATAACGTTAAAATAAATGAGCAATGGGCCTGTGGCCGGGTGAATCCCTTACAATTCCAAAAAGTTCAGATTCCTTCTGATACCCGCGTATTTCGATCGTTTCATGGGCGAATGTTTAAAAATCCTTCTAAACTCCTCCTCCGTTAGTTCCTCCCAATCCTTCGTGGAAAAA
This Chitinophaga sancti DNA region includes the following protein-coding sequences:
- a CDS encoding alpha/beta hydrolase, coding for MEEVQVLTAPGLYGSGPQHWQTIWENLPGVKRIEQNNWDQPELNDWINSIEDAVSKAGPDVVIAAHSLGCLALAHWAQHTKLKIRGALLVAPPDADRTGFPTVAKSFAPTPLQPLPFRSIVVSSTNDEYASLQRAKTFANAWGSRFVNVGEAGHINAESNLGEWENGQTLVEELVRNWETL
- the araA gene encoding L-arabinose isomerase, with the protein product MIQLKQLEAWFVTGSQHLYGEETLQQVAAHAQTIAASLDADPAIPVKIVFKPTVKTPEEIYAICQEANAAKNCIGVIAWMHTFSPAKMWIRGLKILQRPLLHLHTQFNRDIPWGEIDMDFMNLNQSAHGDREFGFMMSRMRIERKVVCGHWQDPDVIGELNTWLRAAAGWFDWQGAKFARIGDNMREVAVTEGDKVEAELQFGYSVNGYGIGDVVDFVNQVSDASIDKLVAEYADEYKLSASLVKGAAQHASLRTAAKIELGLRAFLEDGNFKGFTDTFQDLHGMEQLPGIAVQRLMADGYGFGGEGDWKTSALVRAAKVMGSGLPGGNSFMEDYTYHFDPANRLVLGAHMLEICSSIADGKPSCEIHPLGIGGKADPVRLVFNVDAGPAINASLIDMGNRFRLLVNEVEAVKPVQDLPKLPVARVLWKPLPDMRTGCAAWIQAGGAHHTVYSQNLGSAHMQDFADMAGIEYVKIGKGTDLYQFRNELRWNEAIYLLKGQR